In Hyla sarda isolate aHylSar1 chromosome 12, aHylSar1.hap1, whole genome shotgun sequence, a genomic segment contains:
- the LOC130297000 gene encoding glycogenin-1-like isoform X3: protein MPITDQAYVTLCTNDIYCQGALVLGKSLKNNEISRKLVVMITSQVSPRMRTILGKVFDEVLEVDLLDSADLVRLSLLRRPELGVTFTKIQCWTLTQYTKCVYMDADTIALCNIDELFDREEFSAAPDSGWPDCFNSGVFVFRPSLDTFGRLLQYAEDHGSFDGGDQGLLNSFFSNWATSDISKHLPFIYNLSICSVYTYIPAFKQFGSDAKVVHFIGTPKPWNCKYNPQTKWIVEEESLNGHQHLLFLVHWWEVYISDILPLLTEQEELDSADKHQFGRIELQMKNENVSVDGSEEAHSDNPGNSCPPGCSSEPPADPRHDEDRLPSGPEPVTQDSVHMPHLSKSVSELSIQEAEEALRTDEERRNWEEGRIDYMGKYSFDNIQKKLDRFLQ from the exons ATGCCCA TCACAGACCAAGCCTACGTGACCCTCTGCACCAATGACATCTACTGTCAGGGCGCACTGGTGTTGGGGAAATCCTTAAAGAACAACGAAATATCCCGCAAGTTGGTGGTGATGATAACATCTCAAGTCTCCCCTCGTATGAG gACGATTCTTGGTAAAGTATTTGATGAGGTTTTGGAGGTGGACCTTCTAGACAGCGCCGATCTGGTGCGGTTGTCTTTACTGAGACGTCCAGAGCTCGGAGTGACCTTCACCAAAATCCAGTGCTGGACTCTGACCCAGTATACGAAGTGCGTGTACATGGATGCGGACACCATT GCTTTATGTAACATTGATGAACTGTTCGACCGGGAAGAATTCTCCGCCGCTCCCGATTCCGGTTGGCCCGACTGTTTTAACAGCGGAGTGTTTGTCTTCAGACCTTCACTGGACACTTTCGGCCGCCTTCTACAGTATGCAGAAGACCACGGCAGCTTTGACG gtggtgaccagggGCTCTTGAACAGCTTCTTCAGTAACTGGGCGACATCAGACATCAGCAAACATTTACCGTTCATCTATAACCTGAGCATTTGTTCCGTTTACACTTATATTCCTGCATTTAAACA GTTTGGGTCAGATGCAAAGGTTGTTCACTTTATAGGGACCCCGAAGCCTTGGAACTGTAAATATAACCCCCAAACCAAATGGATCGTAGAGGAGGAATCACTAAATGGACACCAGCACCTCTTATTCCTTGTCCATTGGTGGGAGGTTTACATTTCTGATATTTTACCTTTATTGACGGAACAAGAGGAGCTTGACAGCGCAGATAAG CATCAGTTTGGAAGAATTGAACTTCAGATGAAAAATGAGAACGTGTCCGTGGACGGCTCCGAGGAGGCTCATTCAGACAATCCCGGGAACTCATGT CCGCCCGGTTGTAGCTCTGAGCCGCCTGCTGACCCCCGCCATGATGAAGACCGTCTCCCCTCCGGCCCTGAGCCTGTAACCCAAGACTCCGTCCATATG CCTCACCTCTCCAAGTCTGTTTCGGAATTATCCATCCAAGAAGCCGAAGAAGCGCTGAGAACCGACGAAGAGCGCCGGAACTGGGAGGAAGGTCGTATCGACTACATGGGGAAGTATTCCTTCGACAACATCCAGAAGAAGCTGGACCGGTTCTTACAGTGA
- the LOC130297000 gene encoding glycogenin-1-like isoform X1: MIGCALWLPWQLLSSCTSENNAKQRWSGLAREIYLILCSMPITDQAYVTLCTNDIYCQGALVLGKSLKNNEISRKLVVMITSQVSPRMRTILGKVFDEVLEVDLLDSADLVRLSLLRRPELGVTFTKIQCWTLTQYTKCVYMDADTIALCNIDELFDREEFSAAPDSGWPDCFNSGVFVFRPSLDTFGRLLQYAEDHGSFDGGDQGLLNSFFSNWATSDISKHLPFIYNLSICSVYTYIPAFKQFGSDAKVVHFIGTPKPWNCKYNPQTKWIVEEESLNGHQHLLFLVHWWEVYISDILPLLTEQEELDSADKHQFGRIELQMKNENVSVDGSEEAHSDNPGNSCPPGCSSEPPADPRHDEDRLPSGPEPVTQDSVHMPHLSKSVSELSIQEAEEALRTDEERRNWEEGRIDYMGKYSFDNIQKKLDRFLQ; the protein is encoded by the exons aCGCTGGAGTGGACTCGCCCGGGAGATATATCTGATTCTCTGCAGCATGCCCA TCACAGACCAAGCCTACGTGACCCTCTGCACCAATGACATCTACTGTCAGGGCGCACTGGTGTTGGGGAAATCCTTAAAGAACAACGAAATATCCCGCAAGTTGGTGGTGATGATAACATCTCAAGTCTCCCCTCGTATGAG gACGATTCTTGGTAAAGTATTTGATGAGGTTTTGGAGGTGGACCTTCTAGACAGCGCCGATCTGGTGCGGTTGTCTTTACTGAGACGTCCAGAGCTCGGAGTGACCTTCACCAAAATCCAGTGCTGGACTCTGACCCAGTATACGAAGTGCGTGTACATGGATGCGGACACCATT GCTTTATGTAACATTGATGAACTGTTCGACCGGGAAGAATTCTCCGCCGCTCCCGATTCCGGTTGGCCCGACTGTTTTAACAGCGGAGTGTTTGTCTTCAGACCTTCACTGGACACTTTCGGCCGCCTTCTACAGTATGCAGAAGACCACGGCAGCTTTGACG gtggtgaccagggGCTCTTGAACAGCTTCTTCAGTAACTGGGCGACATCAGACATCAGCAAACATTTACCGTTCATCTATAACCTGAGCATTTGTTCCGTTTACACTTATATTCCTGCATTTAAACA GTTTGGGTCAGATGCAAAGGTTGTTCACTTTATAGGGACCCCGAAGCCTTGGAACTGTAAATATAACCCCCAAACCAAATGGATCGTAGAGGAGGAATCACTAAATGGACACCAGCACCTCTTATTCCTTGTCCATTGGTGGGAGGTTTACATTTCTGATATTTTACCTTTATTGACGGAACAAGAGGAGCTTGACAGCGCAGATAAG CATCAGTTTGGAAGAATTGAACTTCAGATGAAAAATGAGAACGTGTCCGTGGACGGCTCCGAGGAGGCTCATTCAGACAATCCCGGGAACTCATGT CCGCCCGGTTGTAGCTCTGAGCCGCCTGCTGACCCCCGCCATGATGAAGACCGTCTCCCCTCCGGCCCTGAGCCTGTAACCCAAGACTCCGTCCATATG CCTCACCTCTCCAAGTCTGTTTCGGAATTATCCATCCAAGAAGCCGAAGAAGCGCTGAGAACCGACGAAGAGCGCCGGAACTGGGAGGAAGGTCGTATCGACTACATGGGGAAGTATTCCTTCGACAACATCCAGAAGAAGCTGGACCGGTTCTTACAGTGA
- the LOC130297000 gene encoding glycogenin-1-like isoform X2 — MIGCALWLPWQLLSSCTSENNAKQRWSGLAREIYLILCSMPITDQAYVTLCTNDIYCQGALVLGKSLKNNEISRKLVVMITSQVSPRMRTILGKVFDEVLEVDLLDSADLVRLSLLRRPELGVTFTKIQCWTLTQYTKCVYMDADTIALCNIDELFDREEFSAAPDSGWPDCFNSGVFVFRPSLDTFGRLLQYAEDHGSFDGGDQGLLNSFFSNWATSDISKHLPFIYNLSICSVYTYIPAFKQFGSDAKVVHFIGTPKPWNCKYNPQTKWIVEEESLNGHQHLLFLVHWWEVYISDILPLLTEQEELDSADKHQFGRIELQMKNENVSVDGSEEAHSDNPGNSCPHLSKSVSELSIQEAEEALRTDEERRNWEEGRIDYMGKYSFDNIQKKLDRFLQ, encoded by the exons aCGCTGGAGTGGACTCGCCCGGGAGATATATCTGATTCTCTGCAGCATGCCCA TCACAGACCAAGCCTACGTGACCCTCTGCACCAATGACATCTACTGTCAGGGCGCACTGGTGTTGGGGAAATCCTTAAAGAACAACGAAATATCCCGCAAGTTGGTGGTGATGATAACATCTCAAGTCTCCCCTCGTATGAG gACGATTCTTGGTAAAGTATTTGATGAGGTTTTGGAGGTGGACCTTCTAGACAGCGCCGATCTGGTGCGGTTGTCTTTACTGAGACGTCCAGAGCTCGGAGTGACCTTCACCAAAATCCAGTGCTGGACTCTGACCCAGTATACGAAGTGCGTGTACATGGATGCGGACACCATT GCTTTATGTAACATTGATGAACTGTTCGACCGGGAAGAATTCTCCGCCGCTCCCGATTCCGGTTGGCCCGACTGTTTTAACAGCGGAGTGTTTGTCTTCAGACCTTCACTGGACACTTTCGGCCGCCTTCTACAGTATGCAGAAGACCACGGCAGCTTTGACG gtggtgaccagggGCTCTTGAACAGCTTCTTCAGTAACTGGGCGACATCAGACATCAGCAAACATTTACCGTTCATCTATAACCTGAGCATTTGTTCCGTTTACACTTATATTCCTGCATTTAAACA GTTTGGGTCAGATGCAAAGGTTGTTCACTTTATAGGGACCCCGAAGCCTTGGAACTGTAAATATAACCCCCAAACCAAATGGATCGTAGAGGAGGAATCACTAAATGGACACCAGCACCTCTTATTCCTTGTCCATTGGTGGGAGGTTTACATTTCTGATATTTTACCTTTATTGACGGAACAAGAGGAGCTTGACAGCGCAGATAAG CATCAGTTTGGAAGAATTGAACTTCAGATGAAAAATGAGAACGTGTCCGTGGACGGCTCCGAGGAGGCTCATTCAGACAATCCCGGGAACTCATGT CCTCACCTCTCCAAGTCTGTTTCGGAATTATCCATCCAAGAAGCCGAAGAAGCGCTGAGAACCGACGAAGAGCGCCGGAACTGGGAGGAAGGTCGTATCGACTACATGGGGAAGTATTCCTTCGACAACATCCAGAAGAAGCTGGACCGGTTCTTACAGTGA